One segment of Alistipes finegoldii DSM 17242 DNA contains the following:
- a CDS encoding TIGR01212 family radical SAM protein (This family includes YhcC from E. coli K-12, an uncharacterized radical SAM protein.): MYAWGDNRRFNSYSGYFRRMFGCRVQKLSVDAGFTCPNRDGTISGGGCTFCNNGAFTPSYCVPAKGVRRQIEEGIEFHRRRYRTASKYLVYFQSFSNTYAPLERLKEVYGEALAHPDVAGIVVGTRPDCVDAEKLDYFAELARGRYVAVEYGIESTRDETLRAVNRGHDFACARRAVEMTAARGLHVGAHFILGLPGETDAMLLEQVAAINSLPLTTLKFHQLQLFRGTAMAAEYDADPGRFRFWEIGEYIDLFVEVLRRLRPDLVVERFASEAPPRYHYGRNWGLVRNEQLLAMLEKRLEERNAYQGEIFVPLQSLR, translated from the coding sequence ATGTATGCGTGGGGCGATAACAGGCGGTTCAACTCCTATTCGGGGTATTTTCGCCGCATGTTCGGCTGCCGCGTGCAGAAACTGTCGGTGGACGCCGGGTTCACGTGTCCCAACCGGGACGGAACGATAAGCGGGGGAGGATGTACGTTCTGCAACAACGGGGCGTTCACTCCCTCGTACTGCGTGCCGGCCAAGGGGGTGCGGCGGCAGATCGAGGAGGGGATCGAGTTCCACCGCAGGCGTTACCGCACGGCGTCGAAGTATCTGGTCTACTTCCAGTCGTTTTCGAACACCTATGCGCCGCTGGAGCGGCTGAAGGAGGTGTACGGCGAGGCGCTGGCGCATCCCGACGTGGCGGGCATCGTCGTCGGCACGCGGCCCGACTGCGTGGACGCCGAAAAGCTGGACTATTTCGCGGAGCTGGCGCGCGGGAGGTACGTGGCCGTCGAGTACGGCATCGAATCGACCCGCGACGAGACGCTGCGGGCGGTGAACCGCGGGCATGACTTCGCCTGCGCGCGCCGCGCCGTGGAGATGACCGCCGCGCGGGGGCTGCACGTCGGGGCGCACTTTATCCTCGGACTGCCGGGCGAGACGGACGCGATGCTGCTGGAGCAGGTCGCGGCGATCAATTCGCTGCCGCTCACGACGCTGAAATTCCATCAGCTGCAGCTCTTCCGCGGCACGGCGATGGCCGCCGAATACGACGCCGACCCCGGCCGCTTCCGCTTCTGGGAGATCGGCGAGTACATCGACCTTTTTGTCGAGGTGCTGCGCCGCCTGCGGCCCGATCTGGTCGTCGAACGGTTCGCGAGCGAGGCGCCGCCCCGCTACCATTACGGCCGCAACTGGGGGCTGGTGCGCAACGAACAGCTGCTGGCGATGCTCGAAAAAAGATTGGAGGAACGAAATGCGTATCAAGGCGAAATTTTTGTACCTTTACAGTCGCTGCGATAG
- a CDS encoding YitT family protein: MKPIIKELMLKPVKEYFLMTVGMIMYSFAWIGCILPAKGVGGGAAGLSLVLCHAVEEWLGVSIQIGTMVFIINGILLLIAGFIIGWNFGVKTVYCVVVISLGMNFWQSVLPEGDFLHLERILSVILGGILAGMGVAMCFAQGGSTGGTDIAAMIINKYRTISYGKIVIYSDFVIIGSSMLVGFHIDTVIYGYVMTAVFGYTVDMIMAGNQQSSQVFIVTHDYEKMAEAIVENIHRGVTLIDSQGWYTKKQSKIVMVVCRKRETAMILKFVKTIDPDAFMTVGSVMGVYGKGFQALNKL; the protein is encoded by the coding sequence ATGAAACCCATCATTAAGGAGCTGATGCTGAAGCCCGTCAAGGAGTATTTCCTGATGACGGTCGGCATGATCATGTACTCTTTCGCGTGGATCGGCTGCATCCTGCCCGCCAAAGGCGTCGGCGGAGGGGCCGCGGGTCTGTCGCTCGTGTTGTGCCATGCCGTCGAGGAGTGGCTCGGCGTCTCGATTCAGATCGGTACGATGGTATTCATCATCAACGGAATACTGCTGCTGATCGCGGGATTCATCATCGGCTGGAACTTCGGCGTGAAGACCGTCTACTGCGTCGTGGTGATCTCGCTGGGGATGAACTTCTGGCAGTCGGTGCTGCCGGAGGGCGACTTCCTCCACCTCGAACGTATTCTGTCGGTGATCCTCGGCGGCATACTGGCCGGCATGGGCGTGGCGATGTGCTTCGCGCAGGGCGGCTCGACGGGCGGCACGGACATCGCCGCGATGATCATCAACAAGTACCGCACGATCAGCTACGGCAAGATCGTCATCTACTCGGATTTCGTCATCATCGGATCGTCGATGCTCGTGGGATTCCATATCGACACGGTGATCTACGGCTATGTGATGACGGCGGTCTTCGGCTATACGGTCGATATGATCATGGCCGGGAACCAGCAGTCGAGTCAGGTCTTCATCGTGACGCACGACTATGAGAAGATGGCGGAGGCCATCGTCGAGAATATCCACCGCGGCGTGACGCTCATCGACTCGCAGGGGTGGTACACCAAGAAGCAGTCGAAAATCGTCATGGTGGTATGCCGCAAGCGCGAGACCGCGATGATCCTGAAATTCGTCAAGACGATAGATCCCGACGCCTTTATGACCGTGGGGTCGGTGATGGGCGTTTACGGCAAGGGATTTCAGGCGCTCAACAAACTCTGA
- the priA gene encoding replication restart helicase PriA, with translation MPLYADIVLPLAQPAYTFAVPEGMHVAEGTAVAVQFGPRKFYTGVVWRVHDRRPPFRTIKSIQRVLYDAPLLSAQQKALWEWIAAYYMCSAGEVMRVALPSLMKPSGDTEEEFAEDEFRPRTECYVALARELHDEGRLHEVFEKLGRRAPKQYEALLEIASAGDETRISTGEVARRLLRADYAVLHALERKGHIVCTERERTVERGGSAFRLPELTAPQREALGSLREQFAEKPAALLHGVTGSGKTEIYIHLIAETLARGGDVLLLVPEIALTAQLIGRMERIFGSRVTPYHSKLTNRRRTETYLRLNRSQGGEFVVGVRSSIFLPLRHLQLIIVDEEHDASYKQADPAPRYNARDCAVVMARLWGGRTLLGSATPSLETWLNAEGGKYGRAVLAERYGDARPPEIFVSDTIRAAKRGERHAHFNKLLLDKMEETLGRGEQVMLFQNRRGFSPYVECSQCGWTARCPHCNVTLTYHKGGARLVCHYCGYTVPVPAKCPSCEVTEVLPRGFGTEKVEEEIARLFPEARVARLDRDSVTSERAFNAIISDFEARKTDILVGTQMITKGFDFGGVSLVGILNADNLLNNPDFRAAERAFQLMLQVAGRAGRRSDGGEVVIQTSEPGHPVIRQVVAGDFAGMARMQLSEREAFFYPPYARLTSLTLRHRDVALLRRGVTELAARLRVRFGRRVLGPMTPPVDRIRGEYLAGLLLKIESGASSAKARALLAAELKAFAENPEFKTITFICNVDPQ, from the coding sequence ATGCCCCTCTATGCCGACATAGTACTGCCGCTGGCGCAGCCCGCCTATACGTTCGCCGTGCCCGAAGGGATGCACGTGGCGGAGGGGACGGCGGTAGCCGTGCAGTTCGGGCCCCGCAAATTCTATACGGGCGTCGTTTGGCGGGTGCATGACCGCCGTCCGCCGTTCAGGACAATCAAATCCATACAGCGCGTGCTGTACGACGCGCCCCTGCTCTCGGCGCAGCAAAAGGCGCTCTGGGAGTGGATCGCCGCGTACTACATGTGTTCGGCGGGCGAGGTGATGCGCGTGGCGCTGCCGTCGCTGATGAAGCCTTCGGGCGATACCGAGGAGGAGTTCGCCGAAGACGAGTTCCGCCCCCGCACGGAGTGCTACGTGGCGCTGGCGCGGGAGCTGCACGACGAAGGGCGCCTGCACGAGGTCTTCGAGAAGCTCGGACGGCGCGCGCCCAAGCAGTACGAAGCCCTGCTGGAGATCGCGTCGGCGGGGGACGAGACCCGGATTTCGACGGGCGAGGTGGCCCGCCGCCTGCTGCGGGCCGACTATGCCGTGCTGCATGCGCTGGAGCGCAAGGGGCATATCGTCTGCACGGAGCGCGAACGCACCGTCGAGCGGGGCGGCTCGGCGTTCCGGCTGCCCGAACTGACCGCGCCGCAGCGCGAAGCGCTCGGTTCGCTGCGGGAGCAGTTCGCCGAAAAGCCTGCGGCGCTGCTGCACGGCGTGACGGGGTCGGGGAAGACCGAAATTTACATACACCTGATCGCCGAAACGCTGGCGCGGGGCGGCGACGTGCTGCTGCTCGTGCCCGAAATCGCCCTGACGGCGCAGCTGATCGGGCGCATGGAGCGCATCTTCGGCAGCCGCGTGACCCCCTATCATTCGAAACTTACGAACCGCCGCCGCACGGAGACCTACCTGCGGCTGAACCGCTCCCAAGGGGGCGAGTTCGTCGTTGGCGTGCGGTCGTCGATATTTCTGCCGCTCAGGCATCTGCAGCTGATAATCGTGGACGAGGAGCACGACGCCAGCTACAAGCAGGCCGATCCCGCGCCCCGCTACAACGCCCGCGACTGCGCCGTGGTGATGGCCCGCCTGTGGGGCGGCCGCACGCTGCTGGGAAGCGCCACGCCGTCGCTCGAAACGTGGCTCAACGCCGAGGGCGGGAAGTACGGCCGCGCCGTGCTGGCGGAGCGTTACGGCGACGCCCGGCCGCCCGAAATATTCGTTTCGGATACGATCCGCGCCGCCAAGCGCGGCGAGCGGCATGCGCATTTCAACAAACTGCTGCTGGACAAGATGGAAGAGACGCTGGGGCGGGGCGAGCAGGTGATGCTGTTCCAGAACCGCCGCGGATTCTCGCCCTACGTCGAGTGTTCTCAGTGCGGGTGGACGGCCCGCTGTCCGCACTGCAACGTGACGCTGACCTACCACAAGGGCGGCGCCAGACTCGTCTGCCACTACTGCGGTTACACGGTCCCGGTGCCGGCGAAGTGCCCTTCGTGCGAGGTGACGGAGGTGCTGCCGCGGGGATTCGGCACGGAGAAGGTCGAGGAGGAGATCGCCCGGCTCTTCCCCGAAGCCCGCGTCGCCCGGCTGGACCGCGACAGCGTGACCTCCGAGCGGGCGTTCAACGCCATAATCTCCGATTTCGAAGCCCGCAAGACCGATATTCTGGTCGGGACGCAGATGATTACGAAGGGATTCGACTTCGGCGGCGTGTCGCTGGTGGGGATTCTCAATGCCGACAACCTGCTGAACAACCCCGATTTCAGGGCTGCGGAGCGGGCCTTTCAGCTCATGCTGCAGGTCGCCGGACGCGCCGGACGCCGCTCGGACGGCGGCGAGGTGGTGATTCAGACCTCCGAGCCGGGGCATCCCGTGATCCGGCAGGTCGTGGCGGGCGATTTCGCCGGGATGGCCCGCATGCAGCTCTCCGAACGCGAAGCGTTCTTCTATCCGCCCTATGCGCGGCTGACCTCGCTGACGCTGCGCCACCGCGACGTCGCGCTGCTGCGCCGCGGCGTCACGGAGCTGGCGGCGCGCCTGCGCGTCAGGTTCGGCCGCCGCGTGCTGGGGCCGATGACGCCCCCGGTGGACCGCATCCGCGGCGAGTATCTCGCGGGTCTGTTGCTCAAGATCGAAAGCGGCGCTTCGTCGGCCAAGGCCCGCGCACTGCTGGCCGCCGAGCTGAAGGCGTTCGCCGAAAATCCCGAATTCAAAACGATCACCTTCATCTGCAATGTCGATCCTCAGTGA